From one Leishmania infantum JPCM5 genome chromosome 29 genomic stretch:
- a CDS encoding putative peroxisomal targeting signal type 2 receptor, translating to MPSFQMHPGFAGQSIRTNPWKPTQLIISTSQNFGIVGSGKVYVVETAPGFQAGSPVSLVGCWGTPDGVFDACFSEADQNIVVTACGDGVKVYNLAMSLNRDGVIPLVHNAEHQAEVSCVAWNSGRRDTFYSASWDTTIKMYSAVKPEVSMVTMQEHFKEVYEVATTGHSPSSILSCSGDGSWKLWDNRSPQRSVLTQMAHQNQIVLSIDFCKSDPNIFASGGVDRTVRVWDARRPNQPLASFPGHDQACRRVRFSTSSPSMLASSGYDMRVCVWDLSKPQQPLTARYQHHREFVVGLEWSQAAPNALASASYDGSAFFWSVGQAATPSLPTQQLPPAVPPPRVPRPRTKVLAGLPQPSMPMPMTMTSLPRSPR from the coding sequence ATGCCGTCCTTCCAGATGCACCCCGGCTTTGCGGGGCAGAGCATCCGCACCAATCCGTGGAAACCGACGCAGCTCATCATCTCCACTTCTCAGAACTTCGGCATTGTCGGCTCTGGTAAGGTGTACGTCGTTGAGACAGCCCCTGGTTTTCAGGCCGGCTCCCCAGTCTCTCTTGTAGGTTGCTGGGGAACCCCCGACGGCGTCTTCGACGCGTGCTTTAGCGAGGCTGATCAGAACATCGTAGTGACCGCCTGCGGTGATGGCGTGAAGGTGTACAACTTAGCGATGAGCCTCAACCGGGATGGCGTGATACCGCTTGTGCACAACGCCGAGCACCAGGCAGAAGTGTCGTGCGTCGCGTGGAACTCAGGCCGCCGGGACACCTTCTACTCAGCCAGCTGGGACACCACCATCAAGATGTACAGCGCGGTGAAGCCGGAGGTGTCGATGGTTACAATGCAAGAGCACTTCAAGGAAGTGTACGAGGTGGCCACGACGGGCCACAGTCCGTCTTCGATCCTGTCCTGCTCCGGCGACGGCTCGTGGAAGCTGTGGGACAACCGATCCCCGCAGCGATCCGTGCTGACGCAGATGGCACATCAGAATCAAATCGTGCTCTCCATCGACTTCTGCAAGAGTGATCCCAACATCttcgccagcggcggtgtcgaCCGCACCGTCCGCGTCTGGGATGCTCGCCGGCCCAACCAGCCACTGGCCTCCTTTCCCGGCCACGACCAAGCATGCCGCCGTGTTCGGTTCTCGACTTCCAGCCCGTCCATGCTCGCCTCCAGCGGCTACgacatgcgcgtgtgcgtgtgggacCTCTcgaagccgcagcagcccttGACGGCCCGCTATCAGCACCACCGGGAGTTTGTCGTCGGTCTCGAGTGGTCGCAGGCCGCGCCAAACGctctcgcctccgcctcgtaCGATGGATCCGCTTTCTTCTGGTCTGTGGGCcaggcagcgacgccgtcactgccgacacagcagctgccaccggccgtgccgccgccgcgcgtgccTCGGCCGCGCACAAAGGTGTTGGCTGGCTTGCCACAGCCCAGTATGCCGATGCCAATGACGATGACGTCTCTGCCGCGTTCTCCTCGGTAA